Part of the Lycium ferocissimum isolate CSIRO_LF1 chromosome 6, AGI_CSIRO_Lferr_CH_V1, whole genome shotgun sequence genome, AAATTAATTATCAACTGACATGAATACCATTTCCAGAAGAAATTAAAGTCCTCAGCTCTCTTAAATGTTCGTCATTTGAAATATGGAGTGCAATGCGGAGATTTGTCAATAATGCTTCTTGTTCCCAACTCAAGGGACCAGAAGCATACAATGCCTCCAAAGTGCATCTATAAGCGTGCAACTCCAACTCACGAATACTTTCTGCTACATTCGAGCTTTCCTCCTCATGTGCTTCTGCTGAACTTTGAAAAGACTCTGCATCACTGCACAGAAGATCAGGTACTTGTTGACAATGAACTTCGGAAAAGTTAGAAAATTTATTTGGACTCTCATGATTAATGCTACAACTACCGACGGAGCATGCATCAGAATCATTAGATTCTCCAATGCTTGCAGGGGAATAGCCAGTGGCAGCACTTCTTTTTGTAGGGTTCAATCCATAATATCCATCCGACCAATTGTTAAACGAAGCACTCACATACTTCTTTTTATCCATCATATTTCCTTTGCACCTGACATTAACATGTGTCTTTCCCTCTAAGGCAGACGGAACTATTTTCCGTCTCTTAAAATCTCCCTGAATGTTTCTAGATGATTCGTCTGACACCCTCTTAAGCAACACCAAAGAGTTAGCATTACACTTCTGCCTTTTAAAGTTTCCCTTAGCAGCCAAATCTCCATCTCTAACATGAAACCCATTTCTGCTCACATTTTTAGAAGGTTTTTGAGCAGGAAGGTGGTCAGGTTTTGCACACGTCCCAGAACCCTGTAAGTGAAAACCAACATAGAGTCAATAAATGCATCACTAAGACATTTCCTAAACAATGACAAAATAACTAACAATAATCAGAACGGACAAACAGAGGTTTGTCTAAAAGGGCAAAACCAGGGGCGGATCTATACGCTAATTTATGGTGCACGTGAACCCATGGTCTCTCCGTCAAACTAGGTATTTTATGCACATATTTCCTAAAATTGATCTAATATTATCTGTTGGCACCATGCTTCAAAAAGGCTAAATAGTGCATTTGGTTGAAAGCTAAGTTATTTACCTAAAAGGAACAGGGATCAATTTCCACTTGAtagtttcttttttctccttttttagtGGTGCACCcatgttaaaaaaaatcctagatccgcctctgggcaaaaactcccaaacatcaaaacTTATAAAACTAAACAAATTCCCGGACATCATTAAGAATTTCTATCTGATAAAATTCAATAGATAAGATAAGAGGAAGAATGGTATGCTTAATTTCTTCTGCCATTTAAATTACTTGCAAATAAAGtcaaaattcattcaaaacAAAGAAGGGCGAAAAATAAAGACATTAGGATAAGCATGAAAACGAGAGCCAGATTAAAGACTTGCCTTTCCAATCAAGTGCCATTTTTCGTCTTGCCAACATTGTCGCACTCTGATGTTCGATCTATGAACCCGAATCTCCTCAGAGCACCCGGTCAGGTGTACCAAATAACAGTCACTATTCATAACCTTCACAATAATAGCAGTTTTCCAACAACAGTTATCGAACACCTCGATAATCTGACCACTTTGTCCATTCTCCACGCCTTCTAGAATCAGGGGACATGGTCTAATATCCCTCCTCGAAACCCTCTCGACCCTCGTTTTCTTTTCCGTAGACGGATAATAATCATACCTTACAGAGTAGGTATGTCCATTACCCGATACGATCTCTGCAGGACACCACGATACAGGTGAATCCTTCTTGTTCATCACCTCAACTTTACTTCCTTTTTTAAACCTCATATCCTATGATTGTTCAACCCCACAACCAATAACCTGATTTTcacaaagaaaaacaagaaagttACACATaggaaccaaaaacaaaaacaaaaaaaaaacttgtctAAGTAGAAATAATATGAGATTCAAAGCTACAGATTAACAGATATGGCATTTAAATCACAACATATTTGACTAAATGtaaagtgatatatatatataaaagagaaatatcatgattttctttttacatCAGATTAACAAAAACTCTACTCAAAGCCACCAAAAATTAACCACAAAAAAAACCCcacaacaagaaaaaaaaaaattactcaaagtaaaacatgaaataatttttttttaaaaaaagaactaataattttcaaaatacttgatgaaatcacattgatcaaatttttaaattaaaaatttaaggaACAAACTATAGTAGGCACTAATCACAACATAATGTACAAAATCAAcaaattaataaagaaaaatccaaactttacAAATGAATTGCAACAAATGATCAaaaattacccaaaaaaatattaattaattgagATAATTAGGtttaacaaattcaaaaaataaaaatgaaattaaggACCTTAAATTGAAATTGATGCAATGATTAAGCTTGTGAAGTTGTTGATCGCAAATTAGATTTGATTTTATCAAAGAAATTaaatgaattttctttttcttggattTGGGAAAATGGTATTATTTGTGTTCTAGGGTTTGGTCTTTTGgggaaagaaattaaataagaaaattaaataatttgaatatttatattttgagaaaaaagaaaatagagagAAGGGTATTATTGGAAGATAATGATAAATTTGATTCGAAAATTTGATCCACCAGAAAAAACTTGAAAGGGCCCCATAAATCGATGCACACTTTTCTGTTtgtttaaagaattttttttaaaaaaatatatatttttgatgtTTACTTCTAAGTACAAATTCATTTTGTGTGACATGAAAATATTCTTCGGAGAAACatattttagctaaaaaaagatGTTACTTCTTTCgatttaatttatgtgatactttttttttggaattttttaaaagagatttGACTTTCTTTTACTTTTATACAATTCTCATATCATTGAGATTATCAGATTTAGGAAAATAGTTACAGtacaaaattcaatatataaaaatttcgtATAACTTTCTTTACAAGTCTTGTACTTTATTCGCATAACTTAGGGAATTAAATaccttgatttcatttttctattGTTGTTCAAACAAAGTTAAGTTTGTGAACTTTGATCTTATACATAATCTATTTTTAATACAGAATCAAACATTGGCCAAGAAAAGTAAATGCACAAACCAATTCAGTAATTATGAATCCTCATATTAAAATCTCTTTAATGTAGGTTCTTTATGACTTTGTCTTCAAACGAAACAACTCCtaaattcattaaattattTACCCCTTAATTTTGATATGATGCTTTACTCTCTTTTCTACCACTCTTTGGTATTCACTTTACACATCATTAATATATTATAGGCTAAATACGTATATAGGCCTTTAAACTTGATAAAATTGGTAAATTAGACACTCCAACTTAATTAATGATGAGATAGACATCTCAACTAAATAATTTGTGTT contains:
- the LOC132059175 gene encoding uncharacterized protein LOC132059175 isoform X1, which codes for MRFKKGSKVEVMNKKDSPVSWCPAEIVSGNGHTYSVRYDYYPSTEKKTRVERVSRRDIRPCPLILEGVENGQSGQIIEVFDNCCWKTAIIVKVMNSDCYLVHLTGCSEEIRVHRSNIRVRQCWQDEKWHLIGKGSGTCAKPDHLPAQKPSKNVSRNGFHVRDGDLAAKGNFKRQKCNANSLVLLKRVSDESSRNIQGDFKRRKIVPSALEGKTHVNVRCKGNMMDKKKYVSASFNNWSDGYYGLNPTKRSAATGYSPASIGESNDSDACSVGSCSINHESPNKFSNFSEVHCQQVPDLLCSDAESFQSSAEAHEEESSNVAESIRELELHAYRCTLEALYASGPLSWEQEALLTNLRIALHISNDEHLRELRTLISSGNGIHVS
- the LOC132059175 gene encoding DUF724 domain-containing protein 6-like isoform X2, translated to MRFKKGSKVEVMNKKDSPVSWCPAEIVSGNGHTYSVRYDYYPSTEKKTRVERVSRRDIRPCPLILEGVENGQSGQIIEVFDNCCWKTAIIVKVMNSDCYLVHLTGCSEEIRVHRSNIRVRQCWQDEKWHLIGKGSGTCAKPDHLPAQKPSKNVSRNGFHVRDGDLAAKGNFKRQKCNANSLVLLKRVSDESSRNIQGDFKRRKIVPSALEGKTHVNVRCKGNMMDKKKYVSASFNNWSDGYYGLNPTKRSAATGYSPASIGESNDSDACSVVMQSLFKVQQKHMRRKARM